In one window of Clavelina lepadiformis chromosome 4, kaClaLepa1.1, whole genome shotgun sequence DNA:
- the LOC143451286 gene encoding uncharacterized protein LOC143451286, translating into MISHDVIPLFLQYFMILIDDGNEYPIDSVRYGFLEVLKGLVFNMTETSSEFCFECCKQGLITLMAVHLQYLQGLFWLPLEVKGYAEQKAVGIMYNCAKRPEPLIYAKVQNTFEIMSEFRHEMVKEVGPERMEFLTFIAFSVTYMAEEDQLGSLKVHQSLINYIVENINKAVASNKDIKLKRGSYSLLEMFDGLAQLARNDDNAAAILKCPESVDYITKFLNSDQESNRKASLQLICNICQSKRNKGKVQKQLELFDLLTNMRINDPNQDLRLMADETCKFLSSPAEKSLSKLFKLRK; encoded by the exons ATGATAAGTCATGATGTTATTCCACTGTTTCTTCAATATTTCATGATTTTAATTGATGATGGAAATGAATATCCAATTGACAG CGTGAGATATGGATTCTTGGAAGTACTTAAAGGATTGGTGTTTAACATGACTGAAACTAGCTCAGAATTTTGCTTTGAATGTTGCAAGCAAGGTTTGATTACGTTGATGGCCGtacatttgcaatatttacAAGGCTTATTTTGGCTTCCATTGGAG gtgAAAGGTTATGCAGAACAAAAAGCTGTAGGTATTATGTACAACTGTGCAAAAAGACCAGAGCCTTTGATTTATGCAAAAGTACAAAACACCTTTGAAATAATGTCAGAATTTAGACACGAAATGGTCAAAGAAGTG GGACCAGAAAGGATGGAATTTTTAACCTTCATTGCTTTTTCTGTGACTTACATGGCAGAGGAAGATCAGCTCGGTTCCTTGAAAGTCCATCAGTCTTTAATTAACTACATTGTGGAG AATATCAACAAAGCTGTTGCAAGCAATAAAGACATTAAGCTCAAAAGAGGAAGTTATTCGCTGTTGGAAATGTTTGATGGTTTAGCTCAGCTTGCTCGCAATGACGACAATGCAGCAGCAATTCTAAAATGTCCTGAATCCGTTGATtacataacaaaatttttaaattcag ATCAAGAGTCAAACAGAAAAGCTTCCTTGCAACTAATCTGTAACATTTGTCAGTCGAAGAGAAACAAAGGGAAAGTTCAGAAGCAATTAGAACTGTTCGATCTACTGACAAATATGCGAATAAACGACCCAAAcca gGACCTCAGACTCATGGCGGATGAGACTTGTAAATTCCTATCTTCCCCAGCAGAAAAATCTttatcaaaattgtttaaactaAGAAAATAA